In a genomic window of Ignisphaera sp.:
- a CDS encoding coenzyme F420-0:L-glutamate ligase, translated as MTRYRITLIFLRKPFSYWYPGTDIVNEIVNAFGKHVDNGDVIVISEKAISTATGNIYDENSILLDPLSTLLTKLCNTMWAKLFSYIFRSPQTIYLLNNMPINAIAAHKKLALKIGGLKHFFKPLSEAGIDASNLPYKYVSLPLKKANDIAIKISSDIYKEIGKRVCILIIDTDRCYKPRWLRGMVFSTRRSEIRGVIDFGAIGYFIGKRFRKLFKEYPTPVACSCTNVELPLILFISKKVEKYMGSGLGRNAMEMMRRLGKNSFDDITWADMNIVKHYPAILVKIMFCDANGACFKIDPCQLYKQASQ; from the coding sequence GTGACTAGGTATAGGATAACTTTAATATTTTTGAGAAAACCATTTAGCTATTGGTATCCAGGTACAGATATAGTGAATGAGATTGTCAACGCCTTTGGCAAACACGTAGATAATGGAGATGTGATTGTCATTTCTGAAAAGGCTATCTCTACAGCCACTGGAAATATCTATGACGAGAACTCAATATTATTGGATCCGCTATCAACTCTTTTAACAAAGCTGTGTAACACTATGTGGGCTAAGCTATTCAGCTACATCTTTAGATCTCCTCAAACAATATATCTATTAAACAACATGCCAATAAATGCTATAGCTGCACATAAAAAACTTGCCTTAAAAATTGGGGGTTTGAAGCATTTCTTTAAGCCATTGTCAGAAGCAGGGATAGATGCTTCTAATCTTCCATACAAATACGTCTCTCTACCACTAAAAAAGGCAAACGACATTGCAATTAAAATCTCTTCAGATATATACAAGGAGATTGGGAAAAGGGTTTGCATACTCATAATTGATACTGATAGGTGTTATAAGCCAAGGTGGTTAAGGGGAATGGTGTTTTCAACAAGACGATCAGAAATTAGAGGTGTTATAGACTTTGGTGCTATTGGTTATTTCATTGGAAAGAGGTTTAGAAAACTCTTTAAAGAATATCCAACACCAGTAGCATGTAGCTGCACAAATGTGGAATTACCATTGATTCTATTCATTTCAAAAAAAGTTGAAAAGTATATGGGGTCAGGCCTGGGGAGAAACGCTATGGAGATGATGAGGAGGTTAGGTAAGAATAGTTTTGATGATATAACATGGGCTGATATGAACATTGTCAAGCATTATCCAGCTATCTTAGTGAAAATCATGTTTTGTGATGCTAATGGAGCATGCTTTAAAATAGATCCTTGTCAACTCTATAAGCAAGCTTCTCAATAA
- a CDS encoding ATP-grasp domain-containing protein → MASILLSEYVVSSYGCVSRYKSLLGEAYSMVSAIAKALQRSGVNIVITVSKYLSNCFKGSVAVVEGDYIEFVSKLSVHFDNVIVIAPPVELVKTVERIGNKFLGPSYDVVKRLSHKYETILTLDKCGVKVPYTRILCRGDDVKQVLKDFTMPLIVKPVVLAGSECVFIARGVDDAIKYSQIAFECDPTGCIVLQEYVDGVHGSISAVFNNDRVELYSLNLQLILLKGNKLEYRGGILPIRNTVYRGLAEGVLKKLSNCINGLRGYIGLDVVWNDSGMYVVEANPRFTTSTIGIAEIYEDFGSVLLGFKKVGGVYLGDITNGYIYIAKNDKSKSSQICPDISEETPMLTVRRYNTLKDAIGETDYKIIEKLAYRVDKDLF, encoded by the coding sequence ATGGCATCTATTCTATTATCAGAATATGTTGTAAGTTCATATGGATGTGTTAGCAGGTATAAGTCTTTGCTTGGCGAAGCGTATAGTATGGTCTCAGCAATCGCTAAAGCACTTCAGAGAAGTGGTGTAAATATTGTCATTACTGTTTCGAAGTATCTTTCAAATTGTTTTAAAGGCTCAGTAGCTGTTGTTGAGGGTGATTACATTGAGTTTGTTAGCAAACTGAGTGTACATTTTGATAATGTAATTGTTATAGCACCTCCAGTGGAGCTTGTGAAAACAGTTGAGAGAATTGGAAACAAGTTTCTGGGTCCTTCATATGACGTTGTTAAGAGACTTTCTCATAAATATGAAACTATTCTCACATTAGATAAATGTGGTGTTAAAGTACCTTACACAAGGATTTTATGCAGAGGAGATGATGTTAAACAAGTTTTAAAAGACTTTACAATGCCTTTAATTGTGAAACCTGTTGTGTTGGCCGGCTCAGAGTGTGTATTTATCGCTAGGGGCGTGGATGACGCTATTAAATATTCTCAAATTGCTTTTGAGTGTGATCCAACTGGTTGCATAGTTCTGCAAGAATATGTTGATGGTGTTCATGGGAGTATATCAGCTGTTTTTAATAATGATAGAGTTGAGCTCTACAGTCTTAATTTACAGTTGATACTATTGAAGGGTAATAAACTTGAGTACAGAGGGGGCATACTACCAATAAGAAATACAGTGTATAGAGGTTTGGCTGAGGGTGTACTCAAAAAGCTTTCTAATTGCATTAATGGGCTCAGAGGTTATATAGGATTAGATGTTGTGTGGAATGATAGTGGTATGTATGTAGTTGAGGCTAATCCAAGGTTCACAACATCTACTATAGGAATTGCTGAAATCTACGAAGATTTTGGCTCAGTTCTTCTAGGCTTTAAGAAAGTTGGTGGTGTCTACTTGGGGGATATCACAAATGGTTATATATACATAGCTAAGAATGACAAAAGTAAATCGTCTCAGATTTGCCCGGATATCAGCGAAGAGACTCCCATGCTTACTGTGAGAAGGTATAACACTTTGAAAGATGCTATCGGGGAAACAGATTATAAAATTATTGAGAAGCTTGCTTATAGAGTTGACAAGGATCTATTTTAA
- a CDS encoding CooT family nickel-binding protein, which yields MCESKVYVKEGNETKLVIEEAISMTPKNGGYVFIDISGKRYEIDNAVIESIDFIGHKVVLRKIK from the coding sequence ATGTGCGAATCAAAGGTTTATGTGAAGGAGGGTAATGAAACAAAACTTGTTATTGAAGAAGCTATTTCGATGACTCCAAAAAACGGTGGGTATGTATTTATCGATATCTCTGGTAAGAGGTATGAAATAGATAATGCTGTTATTGAGAGCATAGATTTTATTGGACATAAGGTTGTGCTTAGAAAGATTAAGTAG
- a CDS encoding AAA family ATPase, with translation MKIVVVGKGGVGKTTIAATLARLIGRDGFSVVAVDADPSLNLAIAIGIPRDVADKAPILFDEEEFIKSRTLLPDGFFRLNPKVDDVIERFGIKGPDNVTVLKLGEVKKGGTRCLCPEYAFLRALLSHLVLGRKDVVIIDMVAGLEPMSRGAIRGVDLVLSVVEPSMKSLDTALKIEKLAKDIGVKRLEVIANKIRSIEEIENIEKSVGKKIFHWIPFDEAIIEADYNGVSLLDYKQSSPAIDSLKELKNKILNMFHLK, from the coding sequence ATGAAGATTGTTGTTGTTGGAAAGGGTGGTGTTGGAAAAACAACTATAGCAGCAACTCTTGCTAGGCTTATTGGAAGAGATGGTTTTAGCGTAGTAGCTGTTGATGCAGACCCGAGTCTTAACTTAGCTATAGCCATTGGCATTCCAAGAGATGTTGCTGACAAAGCGCCTATTCTATTCGATGAGGAAGAGTTTATAAAGTCTAGAACCCTTTTACCAGACGGTTTTTTCAGATTAAATCCAAAGGTCGATGATGTTATAGAGAGGTTTGGTATTAAAGGACCCGATAATGTAACTGTTTTAAAGCTTGGTGAAGTGAAGAAAGGAGGAACAAGATGTCTTTGCCCAGAATATGCATTTTTACGAGCACTACTATCGCATCTTGTTCTCGGCAGAAAAGATGTGGTGATAATAGATATGGTGGCGGGTTTAGAGCCTATGAGTAGAGGTGCTATTAGAGGTGTTGATCTCGTTTTATCTGTTGTAGAGCCATCGATGAAATCCCTAGATACTGCATTGAAGATAGAGAAGCTTGCAAAAGATATTGGTGTAAAGAGGCTAGAGGTTATAGCAAATAAGATTAGAAGTATTGAAGAAATTGAGAATATCGAGAAGAGTGTAGGTAAGAAGATATTTCATTGGATACCATTTGATGAAGCTATTATTGAAGCCGATTACAATGGGGTTTCACTTCTAGACTATAAGCAATCTTCGCCAGCTATCGACTCATTGAAAGAATTAAAAAATAAAATATTGAATATGTTTCATTTAAAATGA